From the Nocardiopsis changdeensis genome, one window contains:
- a CDS encoding TVP38/TMEM64 family protein, producing the protein MDGRGVRVRAVLVVVWAAALVAALVYGPDPEQVRAWIEASGPAAPVAYVVLYAVAVFALVPRPALNLAAGLLFGVAAGLPLALAGGVAAALAQFAVARYVAGDAVAGLLPAGARARLDAVAGEHALKAVLQLRLLPVVPYQVVNYGCGLTRMRVGPFALGTLVGGVPATAAMVLLGAGGADLGLPAAVGGIALAALLGLLWWVRAHRGPRAGEA; encoded by the coding sequence GTGGACGGACGAGGGGTGCGGGTGCGGGCGGTACTCGTGGTGGTGTGGGCGGCGGCGCTGGTCGCCGCCCTGGTCTACGGGCCCGATCCGGAGCAGGTGCGCGCCTGGATCGAGGCGTCCGGACCGGCCGCTCCCGTCGCCTACGTGGTGCTGTACGCGGTGGCGGTGTTCGCGCTGGTGCCCCGGCCCGCGCTGAACCTCGCCGCGGGGCTGCTCTTCGGGGTCGCGGCGGGGCTGCCGCTGGCCCTGGCCGGCGGGGTGGCCGCGGCGCTGGCGCAGTTCGCGGTCGCCCGGTACGTCGCCGGGGACGCCGTGGCCGGGCTGCTGCCCGCGGGCGCGCGTGCGCGGCTGGACGCCGTGGCCGGGGAGCACGCGCTCAAGGCCGTGCTCCAGCTGCGGCTGCTGCCGGTGGTCCCGTACCAGGTGGTCAACTACGGATGCGGCCTCACCCGGATGCGGGTCGGGCCGTTCGCCCTGGGGACGCTGGTGGGCGGCGTACCGGCGACCGCCGCGATGGTGCTGCTCGGGGCCGGGGGAGCGGACCTGGGGCTGCCCGCGGCGGTCGGGGGGATCGCGCTGGCGGCCCTGCTGGGGCTGCTGTGGTGGGTGCGCGCCCACCGCGGGCCGCGGGCCGGGGAGGCCTGA
- a CDS encoding ABC transporter substrate-binding protein codes for MRPLRTIATALAVAVLATSCAEGASSDQAAEELAAQTRGVTDDAIVIGTHQPLTGPASPGFRHVSTGARAVFNYINDNGGIHGRRIEYQVQDDSFDPSKTVEAARTLIEDQEIFAMLGGLGTPTHEAVIAEINEAGVPDLFVSSGALAWDQPDVYPYSYGFQVDYSREAKIQGRYIAENFPGDDVGLLYQNDDVGPSSQAGLEQYLTDEIVAWESYDPGAPELAGQIASLKESDAEVVVCHCIPAFLGLAILEATAIGYDPQWIAPSFGGDVEIVTSLIEEYAQGTPAEDVPPESFLDGLIITAFLPMAAQRDDPWTEFFLEIHEEYNADTPFTDTTVYGMVQAVLLAQVLMETGPDLTRSSLLETLNSHEWTGPGLVPFAASETDHSGYGGVMVVRHNAGESPEILQEPMVTDSDGGEILPFDMERPTPDEVAIFGGEGS; via the coding sequence ATGCGACCATTGAGAACGATCGCCACGGCACTGGCCGTCGCGGTACTCGCCACCTCCTGCGCGGAGGGGGCGTCCTCGGACCAGGCGGCCGAGGAACTCGCAGCCCAGACCCGAGGGGTCACCGACGACGCGATCGTCATCGGCACGCACCAACCGCTCACCGGACCGGCCTCCCCCGGTTTCCGGCACGTGTCCACCGGCGCCCGCGCCGTGTTCAACTACATCAACGACAACGGCGGCATCCACGGGCGCCGGATCGAGTACCAGGTACAGGACGACTCCTTCGACCCGTCCAAGACCGTCGAGGCCGCCCGCACCCTGATCGAGGACCAGGAGATCTTCGCGATGCTCGGCGGGCTGGGCACGCCCACCCACGAGGCCGTCATCGCCGAGATCAACGAGGCCGGCGTGCCCGACCTCTTCGTCTCCTCCGGCGCCCTGGCGTGGGACCAGCCGGACGTCTACCCCTACAGCTACGGCTTCCAGGTGGACTACTCCCGGGAGGCCAAGATCCAGGGGAGGTACATCGCCGAGAACTTCCCCGGCGACGACGTCGGCCTCCTCTACCAGAACGACGACGTCGGCCCCTCCTCCCAGGCGGGGCTGGAGCAGTACCTCACCGACGAGATCGTCGCCTGGGAGTCCTACGACCCCGGGGCCCCCGAACTCGCCGGCCAGATCGCCTCCCTGAAGGAGAGCGATGCGGAGGTCGTCGTGTGCCACTGCATCCCGGCCTTCCTGGGCCTGGCGATCCTGGAGGCCACCGCCATCGGCTACGACCCGCAGTGGATCGCTCCCAGTTTCGGCGGCGACGTGGAGATCGTGACCTCCCTCATCGAGGAGTACGCCCAGGGCACCCCCGCCGAGGACGTCCCGCCGGAGTCGTTCCTGGACGGGCTGATCATCACCGCGTTCCTGCCGATGGCGGCCCAGCGCGACGACCCGTGGACCGAGTTCTTCCTGGAGATCCACGAGGAGTACAACGCCGACACCCCGTTCACCGACACCACGGTCTACGGCATGGTGCAGGCGGTCCTGCTCGCCCAGGTGCTCATGGAGACCGGGCCCGACCTGACCCGCTCGTCCCTGCTCGAGACCCTCAACTCGCACGAGTGGACCGGGCCGGGGCTGGTGCCCTTCGCCGCCTCCGAGACCGACCACAGCGGCTACGGCGGCGTCATGGTGGTCCGGCACAACGCCGGCGAGAGCCCGGAGATCCTCCAGGAGCCGATGGTCACCGACAGCGACGGCGGGGAGATCCTCCCGTTCGACATGGAACGCCCCACTCCCGACGAGGTGGCGATCTTCGGCGGCGAGGGCTCCTGA
- a CDS encoding AI-2E family transporter gives MSDGASTEPNGGRGGPREGRGPRREGAGREEHTAREEPQAAAEDRPGPPARRPAYFRIGFVGALGVLVAWLMVQALVGVRGVLVYIVVALFVAVGLNPVIEFLRSRARLPRWLAILVVCLALVAFTAVFVWAIVPPLTEQVASLAAGLPAMIDDLQKNAFFADLNERYDLLDRLQGAVADPDVGRQLFGGLVGVGQVVVNSVVASFTIFILTLFFMASLHGILDVCYRLVPASRRTGVREIGDEIVLRIGAFIAGELVVAAITGVVAFLFFWAVGSSYALTLGLVVGVTALIPLVGTTIGAVVAAMAMTLVDPWLGLFTLAFFLVYQQIESYVISPRVMRRAVHVSPTANITAALVGGAMMGLVGALLAIPVAASLTIILNKVVFPRLEEA, from the coding sequence ATGAGCGACGGAGCGTCGACGGAGCCGAACGGCGGCAGGGGCGGACCGCGCGAGGGGAGGGGGCCGCGGAGGGAGGGGGCCGGACGGGAGGAGCACACGGCCCGGGAGGAGCCGCAGGCCGCGGCGGAGGACCGTCCGGGACCCCCGGCCCGGCGCCCGGCCTACTTCCGGATCGGGTTCGTCGGGGCCCTGGGTGTGCTCGTCGCCTGGCTGATGGTGCAGGCGCTGGTGGGCGTGCGCGGGGTGCTCGTCTACATCGTGGTGGCGCTCTTCGTCGCCGTCGGTCTCAACCCGGTGATCGAGTTCCTGCGCAGCCGCGCCCGCCTGCCGCGATGGCTGGCGATCCTCGTCGTCTGCCTGGCACTGGTGGCGTTCACCGCGGTGTTCGTCTGGGCGATCGTCCCACCGCTGACCGAGCAGGTCGCGAGTCTGGCCGCGGGCCTTCCCGCGATGATCGACGACCTCCAGAAGAACGCTTTCTTCGCCGACCTGAACGAGCGCTACGACCTGTTGGACCGGCTCCAGGGGGCCGTCGCCGATCCCGACGTCGGGCGGCAGCTCTTCGGCGGCCTGGTCGGTGTGGGCCAGGTGGTGGTGAACTCCGTGGTGGCCTCCTTCACCATCTTCATTCTCACCCTGTTCTTCATGGCCTCGCTCCACGGCATCCTCGACGTCTGCTACCGGCTGGTCCCCGCTTCACGGCGCACGGGGGTACGCGAGATCGGCGACGAGATCGTGCTGCGCATCGGTGCGTTCATCGCCGGGGAGCTGGTGGTGGCGGCGATCACGGGTGTGGTCGCCTTCCTCTTCTTCTGGGCGGTCGGTTCCTCCTACGCCCTGACGCTGGGACTGGTGGTGGGGGTGACGGCGCTCATCCCCCTGGTGGGCACAACGATCGGTGCGGTGGTGGCGGCCATGGCCATGACTCTGGTGGACCCCTGGCTGGGGCTGTTCACCCTGGCCTTCTTCCTCGTCTACCAGCAGATCGAGAGCTACGTGATCTCCCCGCGGGTGATGCGCCGGGCCGTGCACGTCTCGCCGACCGCCAACATCACGGCGGCCCTGGTCGGCGGCGCCATGATGGGCCTGGTGGGGGCGCTGCTGGCGATCCCGGTCGCCGCGTCGCTGACGATCATCCTCAACAAGGTGGTGTTCCCCCGGCTGGAGGAGGCCTGA
- a CDS encoding sensor histidine kinase produces MVALVVVVAIGLTVSVLLLRDLITSQARDRAAIAGRHVVEEISTERYPGPVPAPEPVLRLQIVDWHSGEVLAASDAMRGLPPLTHDHPSRGDFRVDTSTCVERDGEDYTDCYLVVGYAVADSAYGDVMVLAAARTPPVLVTGTLEAVLIGTSLGLLAVTALIIWVGVGRALRPVELISDQMEAISVTDLHRRLRVPRTEDEIAHLARTANASLDRLEEAVTRQRRFVSDASHELRNPIAGMRAKLEVELSDPRPDPRERERLLTDLLSDTERLENIVSDLLELARMGSDLAASREPFDLAALVRKEFGDRQEVADLHVHAPVEVPVCMDRLRVTRLLTNLVANAERHAHERIDIVVDLDEDGYAVVEVHDDGSGVPEADRERIFERFARLRESRDLDPEGSGLGLAISREIAKAYGGTLVAGRSDLLGGALFTLRVPAEKGAETA; encoded by the coding sequence ATGGTCGCGCTCGTGGTCGTCGTCGCCATCGGCCTGACCGTCTCCGTCCTCCTGCTGCGCGACCTCATCACCTCCCAGGCCCGGGACCGCGCCGCCATCGCCGGACGCCACGTCGTCGAGGAGATCAGCACGGAGCGCTACCCGGGGCCCGTCCCGGCCCCCGAACCGGTCCTGCGGCTGCAGATCGTCGACTGGCACTCCGGCGAGGTGCTCGCCGCCAGCGACGCCATGCGCGGCCTCCCCCCGCTGACCCACGACCACCCCAGCCGGGGCGACTTCCGGGTGGACACCAGCACCTGCGTGGAACGGGACGGCGAGGACTACACCGACTGCTACCTGGTGGTGGGGTACGCCGTCGCCGACTCCGCCTACGGCGACGTCATGGTGCTGGCGGCGGCCCGGACGCCCCCGGTCCTGGTCACGGGCACCCTGGAGGCGGTGCTGATCGGCACCTCGCTCGGGCTGCTCGCCGTCACCGCGCTGATCATCTGGGTCGGCGTGGGCCGCGCGCTGCGCCCGGTGGAGCTGATCAGCGACCAGATGGAGGCCATCTCCGTCACCGACCTGCACCGCAGGCTCCGGGTCCCGCGCACCGAGGACGAGATCGCGCACCTGGCCCGTACCGCCAACGCCAGCCTCGACCGGCTGGAGGAGGCCGTCACCCGCCAGCGCCGGTTCGTCTCCGACGCCTCCCACGAGCTGCGCAACCCCATCGCCGGGATGCGCGCCAAGCTGGAGGTGGAGCTGTCGGACCCCCGCCCCGACCCCCGGGAGCGCGAGCGGCTGCTGACCGACCTGCTCTCGGACACCGAGCGCCTGGAGAACATCGTCTCCGACCTGCTCGAACTCGCCCGCATGGGATCGGACCTGGCGGCCTCCCGCGAGCCCTTCGACCTCGCCGCCCTGGTGCGGAAGGAGTTCGGGGACCGCCAGGAGGTGGCCGACCTGCACGTCCACGCCCCGGTCGAGGTCCCGGTGTGCATGGACCGGCTGCGGGTGACCCGGCTGCTGACCAACCTGGTCGCCAACGCCGAGCGCCACGCCCACGAGCGGATCGACATCGTCGTCGACCTCGACGAGGACGGATACGCGGTGGTGGAGGTGCACGACGACGGTTCCGGCGTCCCCGAGGCCGACCGCGAGCGGATCTTCGAGCGGTTCGCCCGGCTGCGCGAGTCGCGCGACCTGGACCCCGAGGGCAGCGGCCTGGGACTGGCCATCTCCCGGGAGATCGCCAAGGCCTACGGGGGCACCCTGGTGGCCGGTCGCAGCGACCTGCTCGGCGGTGCGCTGTTCACCCTGCGCGTTCCAGCGGAGAAGGGGGCGGAGACGGCATGA
- a CDS encoding TIGR03943 family putative permease subunit, with amino-acid sequence MNRIAQGLTLVLLGTSALTATVPTDMYLNWVKPAFQPFLIAAGAVMAVLGVWLVIAELRGEAEEHAHHAHPGDDEAVAEAYGHGGGHGHDHSRAPHVAWLLLLPVLAVFVVAPPALGSYTVQSTASESSAPPPQRERSGQFDDGLEEAAEGEVVPLELRQFVMRAWIDEERTMAGRTVELTGFAVPAEDGEGWYLARLQMACCAADAVVNKVLITDGPVPEADSWWTVRGTWVEPDGELYDVNEHRFAVAEREEVTDPPDPYE; translated from the coding sequence GTGAACCGCATCGCGCAAGGGCTCACACTGGTGCTGCTGGGCACCTCGGCGCTCACCGCCACCGTGCCCACGGACATGTACCTCAACTGGGTCAAACCCGCCTTCCAGCCGTTCCTCATCGCCGCCGGCGCGGTCATGGCGGTGCTGGGCGTGTGGCTGGTCATCGCCGAGCTGCGCGGGGAGGCCGAGGAGCACGCGCACCACGCGCACCCCGGGGACGACGAGGCCGTCGCCGAGGCGTACGGGCACGGCGGCGGCCACGGCCACGACCATTCGCGCGCCCCGCACGTGGCCTGGCTGCTGCTGCTCCCGGTGCTCGCCGTGTTCGTGGTGGCCCCGCCGGCGCTGGGCTCCTACACCGTGCAGAGCACCGCCTCGGAGTCCTCCGCGCCACCGCCCCAGCGGGAGCGGTCGGGGCAGTTCGACGACGGCCTGGAGGAGGCCGCCGAGGGCGAGGTCGTCCCCCTGGAACTGCGCCAGTTCGTCATGCGCGCCTGGATCGACGAGGAGCGCACGATGGCCGGGCGCACCGTCGAGCTCACCGGGTTCGCCGTCCCCGCCGAGGACGGCGAGGGATGGTACCTGGCCCGGCTCCAGATGGCCTGCTGCGCCGCCGACGCGGTGGTCAACAAGGTGCTGATCACCGACGGCCCCGTCCCGGAGGCGGACAGCTGGTGGACCGTCCGGGGCACCTGGGTGGAGCCCGATGGGGAGCTGTACGACGTCAACGAGCACCGGTTCGCGGTCGCCGAACGGGAGGAGGTGACCGACCCGCCGGACCCCTACGAGTGA
- a CDS encoding permease: MSERTTPQHTHGGEPPPGDPFVPARDSELPPDDWGRRRGGRRTGTVWLFAALITAMAVGHAWFSDQLTGPAFLTWATIFTAICFQALPFLVFGVALSAALTAFVPTSVYQRFIPRKAGHAVPVAGLSGALLPGCECASVPIAGSLIRRGVAPAAALTFLLAAPAINPVVMIATAVAFAGQPEMVLARFVASLLAAVVIGWIWVRFGRTEWLRLPSRPVDPGESKWRVFRESMVHDMMHAGGYLVVGGLAAATINVMVPREWLLTVAGMPVVSVLVLALLAILLSICSEADAFVALSLTDFSPTAKLAFMVVGPIVDLKLIAMQAGVFGWRFVVRFVPLCLIVALAATFLIGGLIL; encoded by the coding sequence CGACGACTGGGGGCGCCGCCGCGGCGGGCGCCGCACCGGGACGGTCTGGCTGTTCGCGGCGCTCATCACCGCGATGGCCGTCGGCCACGCCTGGTTCTCCGACCAGCTCACCGGGCCGGCGTTCCTGACCTGGGCGACCATCTTCACCGCCATCTGCTTCCAGGCGCTGCCCTTCCTGGTCTTCGGGGTCGCGCTGTCGGCGGCGCTCACCGCCTTCGTGCCGACCTCCGTCTACCAGCGGTTCATCCCGCGCAAGGCCGGCCACGCGGTCCCGGTGGCCGGGCTGTCCGGCGCGCTGCTGCCGGGCTGCGAGTGCGCGTCGGTGCCCATCGCCGGGAGCCTGATCCGGCGCGGGGTCGCCCCCGCCGCCGCGCTCACCTTCCTGCTGGCGGCGCCCGCCATCAACCCGGTCGTCATGATCGCCACCGCCGTGGCCTTCGCCGGGCAGCCGGAGATGGTGCTCGCCCGGTTCGTCGCCTCGCTGCTGGCCGCGGTCGTCATCGGCTGGATCTGGGTGCGCTTCGGCCGCACCGAGTGGCTGCGCCTGCCCTCCCGGCCGGTCGACCCGGGCGAGTCCAAGTGGCGGGTCTTCCGCGAGTCGATGGTGCACGACATGATGCACGCCGGCGGCTACCTCGTCGTCGGCGGGCTGGCAGCCGCCACCATCAACGTCATGGTCCCCCGCGAGTGGCTGCTGACCGTGGCGGGGATGCCGGTCGTCTCGGTGCTGGTGCTCGCGCTGCTGGCGATCCTGCTGTCGATCTGCTCCGAGGCCGACGCGTTCGTCGCGCTCAGCCTCACCGACTTCTCGCCCACCGCCAAGCTGGCGTTCATGGTGGTGGGCCCGATCGTGGACCTCAAGCTCATCGCCATGCAGGCCGGGGTGTTCGGCTGGCGGTTCGTGGTGCGCTTCGTCCCCCTGTGCCTGATCGTCGCCCTGGCGGCCACCTTCCTGATCGGAGGCCTGATCCTGTGA